In Roseibium algicola, the DNA window CCACGGTCGTTCTACCGCTGGAAGCAGCGCCCCTGCTCAAAACCAGACGGACAGGGCCCATCAGCTATCGCGCCATCCAGATTGCGGCCGGCGATGCCACGGCACGTCCGGATGAGCATACAATCTCACTTGGCGCGATTGAGGCGGCACTGACATCGGGCGAACTCGAGCAGGACGCTATCGACGAGATCCTCAAGGACCTTGGAGACCTGCCGGACGAACTTCAGACCATAGCCGAGTTGTGCACCGAAAAGCTCAAGGAGAGCGGTGCGAAAGCAGCTCCTCCCAATTATGAGGCCTTGTCCACTCTCCTGAAGGAGATGAATGCCGAACTGAACAAGCGGCTCGGACGCCTCTCCCCTGAAGAGACGGAGGCCTCTTCGTCTGAAGATACTGCAGCAGAGGCAGCAGTAGCCGACACGTCGCAGGCGTCTCAGTCAGAAATCAAGAATGCCGCCCAGGCAAAACTGATTCTGGACGCTGTCGAAGACTATTTCGCCAGCCGCGAACCGTCGCATCCGGCGCTGTTTCTGGTGCGTGAGGCTCGCGGCCTCGTCGGCAAGTCCTACCTGGATGCCTTGAAAATACTGATGCCACGCAGGTTCGACGACGTAGCGCTGATTCTGGGTGCCAGCGGTTTACAGCTTTCCAACGATCGGCTGATCGACCTGAACGACGGTGGTGACCGGGAACTGGGCGAAATTGACGATTTCGCAGTGATGGTGATCGAAAGCCGAAGTGACGCAATGAAGGGTATTGCGGCGGTCAAGGGTTACTATTCTTCCAATGAACCCACCAGCCCGATCCCCCTTTTGCTGGATGAGGCGCAGAATATGAGTTCCGGTTCATTCACCGGTCTTCTCAACCTCTTCCTGAGGCCAGAGGAGGACTGATTCAACTGCCATTACAACCCCTATGTTACCTAGGGTTTTCAGCTTCTTACTTGACACCAATGGCCAACGGGTCCTCAATATTTCGAGAAAAAATAAACCATCGATCATGTGACCGTGATCACTTCCCGTTCCCCAGAAACGCAGTACATAGATATCAACGAAACGCAGCGCCGACCTAAGTACAGCAATTAGCAAACAAGAGTTACGCGCTAGTATTTGACTAAAATTGACCTTTATTCTTCTGGGTCATGAAAATGAAAGGCAAGTACAATGGCATCGAACAGTGGGCAAGGCTTTATCAAGCGCAACAGACCTCCGCGGGTCCACATTTTCTATGAAGATCCGTTTGACGCGGAACAGAAGGTGGAACTGCCATTCGTCATGGGCATCATGGCCGATCTTTCCGGCGACAACCCTGGCGTGGAAAAAGCCGATATCGATGACCGCAAGTTCCTCGACATCGACATGGACAACTTTTCCAAGCGCATGGAAGCAATTGAACCTGGCACTTCCTTCACCGTGAAGGACAAGCTGTCCGGCGAAGAAAACTCCAAAATGAGCGTCCAGCTGCGTTTCAAGAGCATGGACGACTTCACCCCGGGACGCGTTGCCGAACAGGTTCCGGCACTCAAGAAGCTGCTCGATGCACGCCGCAGCCTGGCTGCATTGCGCACCATGATGGACGGACGTGTCCAGGCGATCTCCCAGCTCGAGGAGCTGACCCGGGACCCGGCCCTGATGCAGGCACTTGCTCAGAAAATCGAAGCCGACAAGGCATCGTCCGCCGACAAGCAGGCAGACGGCGACGGCACGGAGGAGGCATAAATGAGCAGCACCGATACCAGCGCCCAGGCAAGTGGCGCAGCAGCCGGCGAAGTTGCGGTTGAGAAGAGCCCCGAGGAGTTCGCTTCGATCCTGAAACAGAATTTCCGGATCAAGAACGAAAACGATACGGCCAATCAGCTGGTTGACAACGCCATGTCGACCTTCCTCGCCGAAGCCCTGTCCGATCAGGCGCTTATCAAGGAAGACGTCTACGACACGATCGATGAGATGATCGCGAAGCTGGACGAAAAACTGACGGCTCAGGTGAACGAGATCATTCACGCCGAGGAGTTCCAGACACTTGAAAGTGCCTGGCGCGGGATCGATTACCTCGTGCACCAGTCTGAAACCGACGCTTCGCTCAAGCTTCAGTTCCTGAACATCTCCAAGAAAGAACTTGCAGGCGTGTTCAAGAGCTACCGCGGCGCCAAGTGGGATCAGAGCCCGCTGTTCAAGCAGATCTATGAAGCCGAATTCGGCCAACTGGGTGGTCAGCCCTACGGCTGTCTCGTGGGTGACTATGAATTCTCCTACGACCCGCAGGACATCACCGTGCTGCGCGGCATGGCAAAGATCGCTTCGGCAGCCCATGCACCGTTCCTGGCAGCGGCCAATCCGCAACTGATGCAGATGGATAGCTGGACGGAACTGCCGGCCAAGCGTGATCTGTCCAAGATCTTCGATACGGAGATCCATGCCCAGTGGCGGACGCTGCGGGAATCCGAGGACTCCCGTTACCTTGGTCTGACAATGCCCCGCGTGCTGGCTCGCCAGCCCTACGGTGCGAAGTCCGACCCGGTGGAAGAATTCGCCTTCGAAGAAGAGTTCGGCGAAGACAGCCACGAGAATTACGCCTGGATGAGCTCGGCTTATGCCATGGCAACCAACGTCAACCGTGCCTACAAGGAATTCGGTTGGACTGTGCGCATCCGCGGCGTCGAAAGCGGTGGTCTGGTGGAAAACCTGCCGACCCACGTCTTTGAAACCGACGATGGCGGTGTGGACCAGAAGTGCCCTGCGGAAATCGCGATTTCCGACCGGCGCGAACACGAGATCTCCCGTCTGGGCCTGATCCCGCTGATCCACCGCAAGAATACGGACCAGGCAGCCTTCCTTGGAGCTCAGTCCGTCTTCAAACCGCGCCAGTTCTCCGGACCGGACGGCAAGGATGCAACGGCATCGGACAACCTGTCTGCCCGCCTGCCCTACATGTTCGCGACCACTCGTTTCGCCCACTACCTGAAAGTGATGGTGCGCAACAAGATCGGTTCGACCAAGGAATCGGCGCAGCTGCAGCGTTGGCTGAATGACTGGATCATGGACTACGTCGATGGTGATCCGGACAACTCGACCGAGGAAACCAAAGCGCGCAAGCCGCTGCGGGAAGCCAAGGTCACTATCGTGCCCGACGAGGAAAACCCCGGATATTACCGGGCTCAGTTCTTCCTTCGTCCGCACTATCAGCTGGAAGGCATGGACATCGGCATGAGCCTGGCGTCCCGCATTCCGCAAGACGGTAATTGATTTCACAAATTGCCGGCGGGGCGGCAGCCTGCCCCCCGGCATGCATCCCACGGGATGCAGCCCGGTTTTCCCGGGCGGAGGTACAAACAAGGTGCGCAAGCGCCTAGGGGTTTGGACCGCGAGGTCCGAGGTAGTTGTCAGGAATAGCAGAGTTTGAGCCAGGAACATTTACCTGGCCCTCAACAACCAAGAGGATCTATTAAAATGGCCGTCGATTTTTATCTGGAACTTGAAGGTATCAAAGGCGAAGCACAGGACAAGACCCATAAGGACAAGATTGACGTCCTTTCCTGGTCCTGGGGCGCTTCCCAGTCCGGCACCACCCACATGGGTTCGGGCTCCGGCTCCGGCAAGGCACACTTCCAGGATCTGAGCATCACCAAGTTCGTCGACAAATCCACCCCTGTGCTTCTGCAGCACGTGTCGACTGGCAAGCATATCACCAAAGGCACTCTCTTTGTTCGCAAGGCTGCCGGTGATAACCCGCTGGAATACATCAAGCTCGAAATGAAGGACATTATCGTGACCAACGTTTCGACCGGCGGCAGTGGCTCCGACGATCGCATCACGGAGAGCGTCACGCTGAACTTCGGTGAGTACAAATACATCTACACCGAACAGAAGCCGGACGGCTCCAAGGGCGCAGCCCCCGAGTTTGCCTGGGACATTGCAGCAAACGAAAAGAAATAAGGCTTCGGCCTGCAGGGCTGCCGCGCTTCGGCGCGGCAGCCTTCTTTGGTTTGGACCGGCGATGCAGACTTTCAACTTTTGAAGCGGCACCGCCACGGTCATACTTAGGAATTTCCGGGGCAGCAGTCAGCGTGGGCTTGGCCGATGGCTAAATCAAATGTGAAAATGCACTCCCCGCTGATGTGGGCCTTCCGTGCAATGGACGACCCAGACTACAAGGCCGCTCAGGACAGGCAAAAAGAAGCACAGAACGGCGCCAACCTCAGATCCGGTCGGCGGCTTTCCAGATCCTACGGGGTCTCTGAACACACCCTGCTTTCCGAAGTACGGCAAGACCTGCAGGCGCTCCTCAATACGGTCAACCTCAATTCCACTCAGGACCTTTCCGATTTTCCGGAAGTTGAGAGCTCGATCATCAATTACGGATTGCCGGACCTTTCTGTCCATATTGTTGACAGCGTTCGCATTGACCGACTTGCCGAAGACATCCGACAGGCCCTCATCCATTTCGAACCGCGCATGGACCCGCGCACGCTCAAGGTCGAGCGCGACGACAAGGTCGAAAGCGATACCTTCAAGGTAAGATTTCTCATCAAGGCAGAAATACGCTGCGATCCGATCCGGGTCGCGAGTGAATTCGTAGCCGACGTCGACCCTGCTTTCGGCCGTATCAAGATCATCGGGGCAACTGCATGAACCGGGAATTTCTCGACCTCTATAATCAGGAACTCACCTACCTGCGAGAACAAGGGGCGTCATTCGCTGAGGCCTATCCTGCTGTAGCAGAACGCCTGGGTGGGCTTCTGGAAGACCGTTCCGACCCCATGCTGTCCGGATTGCTTGAAGGTACTGCCTTCCTGTCAGCTCGCGTGCAGCTGAAAATGAAGCATGAGTTCGCCGAATTCACTTCCAACCTGTTCGAACAACTATATCCAACCGCGCTGGCGCCCATTCCCTCTCTGGTACTTGCCCGCGTGACGCCGAAATATGGCGACGCGAATTTGCGCAACGGCATAAAGGTCGATCGCCATGCTCCCATGGAGGCCGTCTTCCGTGAACGCCAGGGAGAGGTTCGCTGCAGGTTCACTCTCACCTCTCCTATTACGTTGACACCCCTGGAGCTGACAGCTGCAAAGTACCTGAGCTCAGCTGCGCAGGTCTCCGGTCTCGGTGCGGAGATGGCTGAAGACAGACGCACGCGCGCAGGTCTGTCCATCACGTTCACACACCGCATGTCCGAGGATCCGGAAAACGAGGTTTCAGCCGAAGAAGCCTTGAAGAAACCAGAATACCAGGTGGCCGGCTGTCGGATCGATTCACTTCCCGTCCGATTGATCGGACCTCTGGATCTGGCTGCGAAGGTCTATGAACAGATCTTCGGACATACAATCGCGCTCTACATCCGTACCGAAGACGCCTTCGGTCAGGCCAGCCTGCAGCGCCTGCCCGTCGATGCCATAGAGCAGCTGGGTTTCGATGAAGAAGATTCCCTCTTGCACAACGACTTGCGCCTGTTCACCGGCTTTGATCACTTGCGCGACTATTTCAACTTTCCGCGCAGCTTCCTCGGGATCCGTCTGACGGGCTTGCGCCGTTACCTGGATAGGGTCAAGGCAAAAGCATTCGATCTGGTCTTCGTGTTCGATGAAGCAGAAAACCGGTTGCCTGCTCACGTTGAACGCAAGATTTTCGCGCTTCACTCAGCGCCGGCCGTCAACTTGTTCGAAAGGCAGACTGACCGGGTGCCGATCAAGAAAGGGCAGCACGAGTTTGCTGTCATCACGGATCGGACACGGCCACTGGATTATGAAGTGCATGCCGTCACTGAAGTTTCCGCCCACTTCTCAGGAGGCGAGAAACGACCGGTTGAACCGCTCTACAGCGTTGCACCAGACACTGAAAAAGCCGGTCACGAGTGGTTTTATACCATTCGCCGTTTGCCGCGACGCCAGTCGTCTTCTGAAATCCGGCGCATGCAGCCGAGCCACTACATAGGCACAGAAACCTTCATCTCTATCTCAAGCGGAGCACAGGCTGCCGCCCTGCTGCAAACCGGCAAGAAACGTCTTTCGGAATTATCACTGAAAGTATTGGCATCCAACCGGTCGCTGGCCGCAGACCTCCCCGTGGGAACCAACCCGGACAAGTCCGAGATTGGGGATTTCCGCATACTGGAGGATATCGGCCTCAAGGTAGATTGTGTTGCCGGCCCGACATCGCCAAGGCCGCCGCTTCTTTCCTACAATGAAAGACTAGGCGAACAGGGTCACGCCGGCGCCATTGCCTGGCGGCTCATTAACATACTGGCCTTGAACCATACCGGCCTTGTACACGATGCGGCAGGTCAGGACGGTCGGTCTTTCCGCGATGTGTTGAGCGTCTTCGCGCCACTTTCCGACAGTTCAGCAGACCGGCAGGCCCAGTCTGTTCGGTCGGTTTCGACAAGGCCAGTTGTACGCCGCCTGCAACAGAAGTCCGGCACAGGTGTCGCCAGAGGTCTCGAAATCACGATCACGCTCGATGACAAGGCTTTTGAAGGGGCGAGTGCCTTTCTGATGGGGGCTGTCCTCGACCGGTTTGTCGCCGAATACGCTTCCATCAATCACTTCACGCAGTGTGTGATCGCAACGACAGAGCGCGGCGTTATCATGAAGTGGCCTCCGCGGATCGGCGCGAAAGGAATTCTATGAGCGGTCCGGCAGACAAGGATCTGACGAAAACCCGTGTTGCACGGGACAAGACCGTTGTGCCTTCATCCTCCCGGAAGGCCCCGGCATGGCCGACCAAAGAGGAGACGGAGACTGCAATCGAGTCTGATGAGAAGGCCGACGCTGACGATATCTGGACCGTAAAACCGCAGGACAACAACACACCTGAGGACGAGACAGAAGCGCTCGCGGTCAAGTCGCCCGCGATTGAATCTGCCGCGATCACATCGCCCGAACACGCCACTCCCTCGCCTGCCGGATCCCAATCAGAAACGCCTGCACAACAAATCGATCCTCCAGCGGAAACCTCTGTCGAGGGAACGGAAGAGGTGATTGAAGCGCAGACCGAAGAGACTGCGTCTGATCCAGCAGCTGAGGAAGCAGTTCCGGAAACCCCGCGTATCGAGGTGCCGGTCCAGCAGCAATACGCGTCGTTGCTTGCAGCCCTCGGAGACCGCATCGAGAAGCATCCAGGTGGACATGATCTGCTGGCGGTGCTGAGAATGCTCGAAGGCCAGACCGCTCCGGGAATTTCCGAAACCGGAATAAAGCCGAAGAACGCCGATGAGCCCGCTCCACCCAGGATCGGCAAAAGCCGGCGCATGATGGAAGACATCGTTCGCTTCGGTCAGGACCCGTCCAGCGAATTCGCTACATCGACAATTGAGCGTGCGACAAAAGACGGTGACGGCGGCCTGGTCTTGCTGGAACGCTTCCTTGGTTTGCTTGGGCCGCAAGGCGCTCTGCCTTCCGCCTATACCGACGAAGCGATCATGCGCGGGCTCAGAGGCGATGACAGTTTTCCGAGATTCCTTGACCTGTTCAACAACCGCTTCGTGCAGTTGTTCTACCGCGCGTGGGCCGATGCCAGACCGATCGTTCAACATGACCGGCCGGACGACGACCGGTTTCTCGCCTATCTCGGGTCGGCGATCGGCATCGGCACCCCGTTTTACCGGGACCTCGACAGGATCGATGATCGGCTCAAGCTGCTCTATGCGGGCCTTATGGCCCCCAAGACAAAGAGCGCCGCTCGTTTGAAGGCCCTCATCACGGGCGTTTTCGATGTCCGGGTAGAGATTGATCAATGTGTCGGGACGTGGCTGCATCTGGACAAGGACGATCAGCTCAAGCTTGGTGGTTTCGGGCCAAGCGGAGCCGGGCAACTTGGCGCCGACACGATCGTTGGATCAAAGGTCTACAGTGTGAGTGACAAGATCCGGATCAGGATTTTCACGAGCAGTCTGGAGGAATATCGGCAGTTTCTCCCGCCAACCCGGGCAAGACCCAATCCCTGGACAGAGAAGCTTTTCGACCTCATCGATTTTTATCTGGGTCTGGAAATTGAATATGAAATTGAACTTGCGCTGCCGAAGAGATGCGCATCCGCTGTCCGGATGGATGCCAACAACTCCGCAACGCTTGGACATATCGGCTGGCTGAAGCCGGCCGCTTCCGGCCCCGACGTCGATACTGACCTGGAGGCCGAAGAAGAAGAAATGCTTACCGACACCCGTTTCCGGCCTGTGCGTCGCCACACCACAGTCTACCAATAGGTCTCAAGTCTGAAGGACCGATATTATGAATGACATTACGGTTGAAAAAGTTGTCAACAAGACCAACTCAACTGCCTACGACAGCCTGGACAAGGCCATGAGGCTTACGAAGGATGCCGGCCACCGGCATCTCGAGCTGGTCCACTGGTTTTACTATCTGATCCGCAACGAAAATTCTGATGTATTTCATATTCTGCGGCATTTCGACGTCGATCTCAGCACCCTGGACAAGGACCTGCAGGCCGCGCTTGCAGAGTTCAAGATCAACCAGACCGAACTTCCGTCCATGTCCAAGCCTTTCCGTGAAGCGCTGGAAGGAGCCTGGTTCGTTGGCACGCTGACATACGGCGACTACAAGATCCGCACAGCCTATGTCCTTCTTTTCATGCTTGGCGAAGAGAGCACCCGGACGCAGCTTTTCCAGCTTTCGAAGGCTCTCAACAAGCTCAAGCACGATGAAATCGCGAACAACCTGGACGCCATCGCCGGATCATCCGGTGAAGTGCGAGCGAGACCCATCGACGGTTCAAGTCCAGCCTCCGGTAGCGCAGCAGGTGAACCGGGCGCAGAGCCGCTCGCGGCAGGCGGCCCCGGGGAAGATGCACTCAGCCAGTTCACGGTAGATTTCACAGCTCGTGCGCGGGCAAAGGAATTCGATCCGATCGTCGGTCGGGACGAAGAAATCCGGCAAGTCATCGACGTTCTGATGCGCCGCCGCCAGAACAACCCGATCCTGACCGGCGAAGCCGGGGTCGGCAAAACGGCTATCGTCGAAGGCTTTGCGCAGAAAATCGTTGCCGGTGATGTTCCGCCCGCGCTTCTGGGCACGCGCCTTTGTGCGCTGGATCTCGGCTTGCTTCAGGCCGGCGCATCGATGAAAGGCGAATTCGAGAAACGTCTGCGCGCGGTCATTGATGCCGTCCATGGTTCCATCGTGCCGACGATCCTGTTTATTGATGAAGCCCATACGTTGATCGGAGCCGGCGGCGCTGCCGGAACGGGCGATGCGGCTAACCTTCTGAAGCCTGCCCTTGCCCGCGGCACACTCAGGACCGTCGCGGCTACGACGTGGTCGGAATACCGCCAGCATTTTGAAAAAGACCCGGCCCTGACACGGCGCTTCCAGCCCGTGCAAGTTGACGAACCGGATGAGGAAAAGTGCTTTGCCATGGTGCGCGGCCTGCTTGGCCCGATGGAAGATCATCACCAGGTTCGCATCCTCGATAGCGCTGTGCGGTCGGCGGTATCTTTGTCACATCGCTACATTCCAGCGCGCCAGCTGCCGGACAAGGCGGTCAGCGTTCTCGACACCGCCTCGGCACGCGTCAACA includes these proteins:
- the tssC gene encoding type VI secretion system contractile sheath large subunit — protein: MSSTDTSAQASGAAAGEVAVEKSPEEFASILKQNFRIKNENDTANQLVDNAMSTFLAEALSDQALIKEDVYDTIDEMIAKLDEKLTAQVNEIIHAEEFQTLESAWRGIDYLVHQSETDASLKLQFLNISKKELAGVFKSYRGAKWDQSPLFKQIYEAEFGQLGGQPYGCLVGDYEFSYDPQDITVLRGMAKIASAAHAPFLAAANPQLMQMDSWTELPAKRDLSKIFDTEIHAQWRTLRESEDSRYLGLTMPRVLARQPYGAKSDPVEEFAFEEEFGEDSHENYAWMSSAYAMATNVNRAYKEFGWTVRIRGVESGGLVENLPTHVFETDDGGVDQKCPAEIAISDRREHEISRLGLIPLIHRKNTDQAAFLGAQSVFKPRQFSGPDGKDATASDNLSARLPYMFATTRFAHYLKVMVRNKIGSTKESAQLQRWLNDWIMDYVDGDPDNSTEETKARKPLREAKVTIVPDEENPGYYRAQFFLRPHYQLEGMDIGMSLASRIPQDGN
- a CDS encoding Hcp family type VI secretion system effector translates to MAVDFYLELEGIKGEAQDKTHKDKIDVLSWSWGASQSGTTHMGSGSGSGKAHFQDLSITKFVDKSTPVLLQHVSTGKHITKGTLFVRKAAGDNPLEYIKLEMKDIIVTNVSTGGSGSDDRITESVTLNFGEYKYIYTEQKPDGSKGAAPEFAWDIAANEKK
- the tssB gene encoding type VI secretion system contractile sheath small subunit, whose protein sequence is MASNSGQGFIKRNRPPRVHIFYEDPFDAEQKVELPFVMGIMADLSGDNPGVEKADIDDRKFLDIDMDNFSKRMEAIEPGTSFTVKDKLSGEENSKMSVQLRFKSMDDFTPGRVAEQVPALKKLLDARRSLAALRTMMDGRVQAISQLEELTRDPALMQALAQKIEADKASSADKQADGDGTEEA
- the tssF gene encoding type VI secretion system baseplate subunit TssF translates to MNREFLDLYNQELTYLREQGASFAEAYPAVAERLGGLLEDRSDPMLSGLLEGTAFLSARVQLKMKHEFAEFTSNLFEQLYPTALAPIPSLVLARVTPKYGDANLRNGIKVDRHAPMEAVFRERQGEVRCRFTLTSPITLTPLELTAAKYLSSAAQVSGLGAEMAEDRRTRAGLSITFTHRMSEDPENEVSAEEALKKPEYQVAGCRIDSLPVRLIGPLDLAAKVYEQIFGHTIALYIRTEDAFGQASLQRLPVDAIEQLGFDEEDSLLHNDLRLFTGFDHLRDYFNFPRSFLGIRLTGLRRYLDRVKAKAFDLVFVFDEAENRLPAHVERKIFALHSAPAVNLFERQTDRVPIKKGQHEFAVITDRTRPLDYEVHAVTEVSAHFSGGEKRPVEPLYSVAPDTEKAGHEWFYTIRRLPRRQSSSEIRRMQPSHYIGTETFISISSGAQAAALLQTGKKRLSELSLKVLASNRSLAADLPVGTNPDKSEIGDFRILEDIGLKVDCVAGPTSPRPPLLSYNERLGEQGHAGAIAWRLINILALNHTGLVHDAAGQDGRSFRDVLSVFAPLSDSSADRQAQSVRSVSTRPVVRRLQQKSGTGVARGLEITITLDDKAFEGASAFLMGAVLDRFVAEYASINHFTQCVIATTERGVIMKWPPRIGAKGIL
- a CDS encoding ImpA family type VI secretion system protein: MNFDPETYGTEVAPGAGCGPDLYDTEPAFAALLDSCEELLPERFSEFDRSEIDFTDLFKQMDGFLKQSRDLRLLVILAQFGLLSGQVHTFANSIRIIRKLLENHWDDVHPSDADFGHMERIGALESLNNRPTVVLPLEAAPLLKTRRTGPISYRAIQIAAGDATARPDEHTISLGAIEAALTSGELEQDAIDEILKDLGDLPDELQTIAELCTEKLKESGAKAAPPNYEALSTLLKEMNAELNKRLGRLSPEETEASSSEDTAAEAAVADTSQASQSEIKNAAQAKLILDAVEDYFASREPSHPALFLVREARGLVGKSYLDALKILMPRRFDDVALILGASGLQLSNDRLIDLNDGGDRELGEIDDFAVMVIESRSDAMKGIAAVKGYYSSNEPTSPIPLLLDEAQNMSSGSFTGLLNLFLRPEED
- the tssE gene encoding type VI secretion system baseplate subunit TssE, coding for MAKSNVKMHSPLMWAFRAMDDPDYKAAQDRQKEAQNGANLRSGRRLSRSYGVSEHTLLSEVRQDLQALLNTVNLNSTQDLSDFPEVESSIINYGLPDLSVHIVDSVRIDRLAEDIRQALIHFEPRMDPRTLKVERDDKVESDTFKVRFLIKAEIRCDPIRVASEFVADVDPAFGRIKIIGATA
- the tssG gene encoding type VI secretion system baseplate subunit TssG; translated protein: MSGPADKDLTKTRVARDKTVVPSSSRKAPAWPTKEETETAIESDEKADADDIWTVKPQDNNTPEDETEALAVKSPAIESAAITSPEHATPSPAGSQSETPAQQIDPPAETSVEGTEEVIEAQTEETASDPAAEEAVPETPRIEVPVQQQYASLLAALGDRIEKHPGGHDLLAVLRMLEGQTAPGISETGIKPKNADEPAPPRIGKSRRMMEDIVRFGQDPSSEFATSTIERATKDGDGGLVLLERFLGLLGPQGALPSAYTDEAIMRGLRGDDSFPRFLDLFNNRFVQLFYRAWADARPIVQHDRPDDDRFLAYLGSAIGIGTPFYRDLDRIDDRLKLLYAGLMAPKTKSAARLKALITGVFDVRVEIDQCVGTWLHLDKDDQLKLGGFGPSGAGQLGADTIVGSKVYSVSDKIRIRIFTSSLEEYRQFLPPTRARPNPWTEKLFDLIDFYLGLEIEYEIELALPKRCASAVRMDANNSATLGHIGWLKPAASGPDVDTDLEAEEEEMLTDTRFRPVRRHTTVYQ